In Bradysia coprophila strain Holo2 unplaced genomic scaffold, BU_Bcop_v1 contig_358, whole genome shotgun sequence, one DNA window encodes the following:
- the LOC119081538 gene encoding coiled-coil-helix-coiled-coil-helix domain-containing protein 1, whose translation MRLFFALLTKKGRAPQNVNKVPFKAVLPMKLRNHVSGKSDRQKPVPCLQELTFLFAKLREHEFNDQACAKETEALRAANREYLTTRRETKKTRSEGKLVPGKDLHYKQLNNYLKLFPNPE comes from the exons ATGCGATTATTTTTTGCTCTGTTGACGAAAAAGGGTAGAGCACCGCAAAATGTGAACAAGGTGCCATTCAAAGCTGTCCTACCGATGAAACTTCGTAATCATGTCAGTGGAAAATCCGATCGACAGAAACCGGTCCCATGCCTCCAAGAGTTGACCTTTTTGTTTGCCAAACTAAGGGAGCACGAATTCAATGATCAAGCGTGTGCAAAGGAGACAGAGGCTCTGCGCGCAGCCAACCGAGAATATTTGACAACGAG GCGTGAGACGAAAAAAACAAGGAGCGAAGGTAAACTGGTGCCAGGCAAAGATCTTCATTACAAGCAGTTGaacaattatttgaaattgtttccgaATCCGGAATGA